From Lentimicrobiaceae bacterium, a single genomic window includes:
- a CDS encoding sodium-translocating pyrophosphatase: MKRILTMLAVALLPAITKASEANLVIPAGIHEEPLLYWGFLITLAGFLFGLYQFLKVKRIKAHQSMLDVAHVIYETGKTYLIQQGKFLAILFIFIGSAVAFYFGFLSESHFGFGGVLMILGWTVIGILGSYSVAWFGIRMNTLANSRMAFASLERKPIKLLNIPLNAGMSIGVVLISLELMMMLIILMFVPGEYAGASFIGFAIGESLGASALRIAGGIFTKIADIGSDLMKVIFKIGEDDPRNPGTIADCVGDNAGDSVGPTADGFETYGVTGVALISFILLAVGYGLKSIADFNPEFITNLAVSLNVANFDITSAESLATLSGILQVKLLTWIFLMRILMIVTSIVSFWINGALTKAKYSNADDIDFEKPLTSLVWITSILSIIVTFIISKLTISDLPNNLWITLSVIISTGTLGAALIPEFTKLFTSPKSTHVNEVVEASKKGGASLNILSGLVAGNFSAFWMGMVFFLLMFIAYYASTFGLSDFMVYPSIFAFGLVAFGMLGMGPVTIAVDSYGPVTDNAQSIYELSLIEEDKAQKSAEIEKEFGFKPDFEKSKYYLEANDGAGNTFKATAKPVLIGTAVVGATTMIFSLILVIKETLGVKPEEILNLLNPYSILGFLLGGAVIYWFTGASVQAVTTGAARTVEFIRKNINLDPNAPKKADVEKSKQVVQICTVYAQKGMWNIFIAIFSFALAFAFLSSPTGLEPGMIASQTLNYSLPVSLFVSYLISIAFFGLFQAVFMANAGGSWDNAKKVIEVDMQEKGTELHAASVVGDTVGDPFKDTSSVALNPIIKFTTLFGLLAMEIALAERFRPVAHYIGIFFLITALVFVWRSFYKMRINQ, translated from the coding sequence ATGAAGAGAATCTTGACAATGCTGGCTGTCGCACTCCTGCCGGCAATTACGAAAGCAAGTGAAGCTAACCTTGTAATTCCGGCTGGAATTCACGAAGAGCCTCTTTTGTACTGGGGATTTCTAATCACACTAGCTGGTTTTTTGTTTGGGCTATACCAATTCCTGAAGGTAAAAAGAATCAAAGCTCATCAATCGATGCTGGATGTGGCCCATGTAATTTATGAAACAGGTAAAACTTACCTGATTCAACAAGGGAAATTTCTTGCAATTTTATTCATTTTCATAGGCTCGGCAGTAGCCTTTTATTTTGGCTTTTTGTCAGAATCTCACTTTGGATTCGGTGGCGTTTTAATGATTCTTGGATGGACTGTCATAGGTATTTTGGGTTCATACAGTGTTGCCTGGTTCGGAATCAGAATGAATACCCTGGCAAATTCAAGAATGGCATTTGCTTCTTTGGAGAGAAAACCTATTAAACTGTTGAACATTCCTCTGAATGCAGGAATGAGTATCGGTGTTGTACTGATTTCTCTCGAATTAATGATGATGCTCATTATTCTGATGTTTGTACCGGGCGAATATGCCGGAGCCAGTTTCATCGGTTTTGCCATTGGTGAATCATTGGGCGCTTCAGCATTAAGAATAGCAGGTGGTATTTTCACCAAAATAGCCGATATCGGTTCCGACCTGATGAAGGTTATCTTTAAAATCGGGGAAGACGATCCGAGAAACCCCGGTACAATTGCTGACTGTGTTGGTGACAATGCCGGCGACAGTGTAGGCCCTACCGCCGATGGTTTTGAAACTTACGGAGTTACCGGTGTTGCATTAATCTCTTTTATTCTTTTGGCTGTTGGCTATGGCTTAAAATCTATTGCTGATTTCAACCCCGAATTTATTACCAATCTGGCTGTTAGTCTGAATGTAGCTAATTTTGACATCACCAGTGCTGAATCTCTGGCCACTTTATCAGGCATTTTACAGGTTAAATTACTCACCTGGATATTCCTGATGCGCATTCTCATGATTGTTACTTCAATTGTTTCATTTTGGATCAATGGGGCTCTTACAAAAGCCAAATACAGCAATGCCGATGATATTGATTTTGAGAAACCACTCACATCGCTGGTTTGGATAACCTCTATTCTTTCCATTATAGTTACTTTCATCATTAGCAAACTCACCATTAGTGATCTTCCCAATAATCTTTGGATTACTTTATCGGTGATAATCAGCACCGGTACGCTTGGCGCTGCTCTTATTCCTGAATTTACCAAATTATTCACCAGCCCTAAATCAACCCACGTGAATGAAGTGGTTGAAGCTTCGAAAAAAGGTGGCGCTTCGCTGAATATACTTTCCGGATTAGTTGCCGGTAATTTCAGTGCATTCTGGATGGGCATGGTATTCTTCTTGCTGATGTTTATTGCCTATTATGCAAGCACTTTTGGTTTGAGTGATTTTATGGTTTACCCATCTATTTTTGCCTTCGGTCTTGTTGCGTTTGGTATGCTTGGAATGGGGCCTGTAACTATTGCTGTTGACAGCTATGGACCTGTAACCGACAATGCCCAGTCAATTTATGAACTTTCATTAATTGAAGAAGACAAAGCACAAAAAAGTGCTGAGATTGAAAAGGAATTCGGATTTAAACCCGATTTCGAGAAATCGAAATATTATCTTGAGGCAAATGATGGTGCCGGAAACACTTTTAAAGCAACAGCTAAGCCTGTATTGATAGGTACAGCTGTTGTAGGGGCTACCACCATGATATTCTCCCTGATTCTGGTTATCAAAGAAACCCTTGGCGTAAAACCCGAAGAAATTCTGAATCTGCTGAATCCATATTCAATTCTGGGCTTCCTGTTGGGCGGCGCTGTTATTTACTGGTTTACCGGAGCTTCTGTTCAGGCAGTGACAACCGGGGCAGCCCGAACCGTTGAGTTTATCAGGAAAAACATTAACCTTGACCCCAATGCTCCTAAAAAGGCCGATGTTGAAAAATCAAAACAGGTTGTTCAAATTTGTACTGTTTATGCTCAAAAAGGGATGTGGAACATTTTTATAGCCATTTTCTCCTTTGCCCTTGCATTTGCATTCCTTTCATCGCCTACAGGTCTGGAACCCGGAATGATTGCCTCTCAAACACTCAATTATTCACTTCCGGTTTCTCTTTTTGTCAGTTACCTGATCTCAATCGCATTCTTTGGTCTTTTCCAGGCTGTGTTTATGGCAAATGCAGGCGGTTCATGGGACAATGCCAAAAAAGTTATTGAAGTGGATATGCAGGAAAAAGGCACAGAACTTCATGCAGCCTCAGTGGTTGGCGATACAGTTGGTGATCCTTTCAAAGATACTTCTTCCGTAGCACTCAACCCTATTATCAAGTTTACCACTTTATTCGGACTTCTGGCCATGGAAATTGCACTTGCTGAACGTTTCCGGCCTGTTGCCCATTACATCGGAATCTTCTTCCTGATAACTGCCCTTGTTTTTGTCTGGAGGTCATTCTATAAAATGAGAATCAATCAATAA